Genomic DNA from Pseudoalteromonas sp. MM1:
GTAGCACCTCAGTTGCTGACTTTATTATGCTGCAAACCCTTAATAAGTACGATGCTGTTTTTGATAATCTACTTAATATAAATAACCTCCACCCAAATGTACTTTATACTCGTCTTATCGAGCTTGCAGGCGAGCTATCTACTTTTAGTACTGCAAATAAAAGAGTACCGAAGCTGCCTAAGTACGACCATGATAATTTGGGTAAAGTATTTTCAGAAGTGGTTAACTTTTTATATCAATCTTTAAGTCATGTTATTGAACAAACTGCGACAGAAATTAAATTAGAACAAAGCAAGTTTGGTATTTCGTTTGGCGCATTAAAAGACAAGTCGGTGCTAAACTCAGCACAATTTGTTTTAGCAATTAAAGCAAGTGTTCCACACGAGGAGTTACGCAAAATTCTGCCATCCCAAATTAAGATTGGTAGCGTAGAAACCATACGAGACTTAGTTAATAACCAAATTCCAGGTATTACTATTAGTAACTTACCAACGGCACCACGCCAGATCCCATACCATGCAGGTTTTCATTACTTTGAATTAAACAAGCAGGGTGAACATTGGGAAAAACTTCGTTCAAGTGGAGGCATCGCTATCCACTTATCGGGTAATTACCCTGAGCTACAAATAAGCCTTTGGGCAATTAGAACCTAACTTTTAAAGGAAGAGTTTCAATGGATGAAACCATTATAAAACCTCGCCCTGGTAGACTAGGGCGTGATACTTCAAACACTCCTAACATTGATAACGATGCTGATAAAACAGTGATGTCTGTTGAGCCAGTTGCCAGCAGCGTTACCAATACATCTAAAGTTTCCATTTTTAAAAACCCACTTTTAGAAGCGGCAACGGATTGCTTTTCGCTTGTAATTTCGATTAGCCAAGCTAAAGAAATGACTAATATTGCCGCTTTAAAGCATCGTTGTGTTGAGGCTGTGAAGCGCTTTGAAGTTGAAGTGCGTAATCAAGGACTCTCTAAAGATGTAATTACCAATTCGCGCTACTGTTTGTGTGCGATTTTAGATGAATCAGTATTAAATTCTAAATGGAGCTCAATGGAATGGGCGGATGAGAGCTTACTATCGACATTTCATAAAGAAACTTTTGGCGGTGAATACTTTTACACCCTGCTTGACAATGCATTGGCACAACCTGAGCTACATAAGCATTTTATTGAGCTACAGTATCACTGTTTAAACTTAGGGTTCAAAGGTAAGTATAGGTTAGATAATGGCGGGGATACTAAAATTGAAGAGTACCGTTCTCAAATGTATCACCTGTTAAATCAATTAGATGGACCACTCAACAATAAGCTTTCACCTAATTGGAAGCAGCGTGTTGCCGCTGGTGTAGAACTTAGAAATCAAGTGCCTCTTTGGGTGATTTTTTCAGTGTTAGGCTTGGTGCTGTTAATGGTTTATTTATTTATAAACATGAAACTAAATGATGGCGTTACTTCTCTTAACGATAAGCTGGCTGTCATTCATCCTATAGCGCAAAACGAATCTGTCGATAAAAAAGATAAGCAACTATTAGTTCTAGAGCAATTACTGCAAACAGAAATTCAAATGGGGATAGTCACAATTAAGAAGAACCTAGACCGTATAAGAATTTCAATAAATAGTGAAAGCTTATTTAATCAAGGCGATGCAAAACTATTACCGTCAATTCAACCTATTTTAGAAAAGCTAGCACGTAGTTTAGAAGGAACAAAAGGGCGTATTTTAATTACTGGACATACTGATGATACGCCTATCCGTACTGATAAATACCCATCAAATTGGCATCTTTCATTAGCCCGTGCAACGCAAGTTGCCAATTCTATGGCTAAAAGTACAAACCTAAGTGGCCGCTTATGGCCTGAAGGTAAAGGTGCTGCAGAGCCTATCGCAAGCAATTCAGATTCAGCTTCTCGGTCACTAAACCGACGAATTGAAATCGATTTATTATTTTAATGGGGCTGACATGAGTATTTCACACAAAATAAAAAAAATTACTTACGTACTTACTTCTAAAACAGCCATGTTAATCATCGGCTTTTTAGCATTATCTTTATTAATATGGTTTGGTGGTCCGCTTATTGCGGTTGCTGATTTTATACCATTAGAGAGTGTAGCAGCACGGCTTTTAACAATTCTGTTTGTTATTTTAGTGTTTGCCATCACCAAAATTTATAGCTTAACGCAACAAAGTAAACGTGATGAAAAAATGGCTGATGAGCTCATCGAAAGTGATGAGTCCAATAGCAACGAGGTGAATGAAGAAATCACCACGTTAAAAAATCGTATGAATGAAGCCATCAACCTACTAAAAGATGTAAAGCTATTTAAAGGTAAAAATATATACCAATTACCTTGGTATATCATGATTGGCCCGCCAGGGGCAGGTAAAACAACGGTTATAAATAACTCAGGCTTAGACTACCCGTTAAAAGATAAGTTAGGTGTGGATTTAGTTCATGGTGTAGGTGGAACACGTAACTGTGATTGGTGGTTCACCAATAAGGCTGTACTTATCGATACTGCAGGACGATACACCACACAAAGTAGCCACGCTAAACATGACTCGCGCGCCTGGGAGGGCTTTTTAGGGCTTTTACGTAAGTACCGCCCGTTACGCCCAATTAATGGTGTAATGATCAGTATGGGTATTTCTGAGCTCATGAGTCAAACTAAAACAGAGCGTAATTTACATGCTCGTGCTATTAAGCAACGCTTGCAAGAGCTTCAAAATCAATTGGGCATGACCTTTCCGGTCTACGTTATTCTTTCTAAAGTAGATTTAATCGAAGGCTTTAGAGAGTTTTTTGGTGAGCTTACAGAGGAAGAGTGTGAGCAAGTTTGGGGCGTTACTTTTGAGTTAGACCTAGATAAAGACACTCAAGTTGAAGCATTTAATAAAGAGTTTCACGCATTAATCTCAAAACTAACAGAAATGCTTAATCGAAGGTTGATTAACGAACGTAATGAAGAGATACGTGCCAAAATTTTCGAATTCCCAAGACAGCTTCGCGTACTGCAAGGTGTAGGCGATGCGTTTTTAAAAGAAATTTTTACTCCTAACGCTTACGAAGAGCTGCCAATGTTTAGGGGCGTGTACCTTACAAGTGCGACTCAAGAGGGTAAGCCCGCTAGTTTTTTAAATGACGTAAACTCAGCAGATTCAAACTATATCAATCAATCGAAAAGTTTCTTTATCAAAAACGTTTTAGAAGGAGTGATTTTCCCTGAGCAAAACTTAGCAAGCACTAATAAGCACCATGATAAGCAAAACAAATGGCTGAGAGTAGGTAGTATTTCTTTAGCAAGTATTGCGGTAATTGGTTTTTCTATTTCGTGGTACTTTAGTTTTGCATGGAATAATAATTTAATGGCTGCTACAGATGAAGCCATTGAAACTTATCAAGAATTAGATGCCGCCTCGTTTGATAGAAGTAACTTATTAGTATTAAACGACAGACTCAATGCGCTACGAAACTTACCAGCAAACAATCCTGCGTTAGTTGATGACGATGAGTCTCAATCAATAGGTTTTAATAAACTCAATGAGATTAAACAGTCGTCGACACAAGCATACAATCGGTCGCTGCAAACGTATTTAGAACCTTATATTGCCAGTACGTTAATTAAAGAAATGGAGGCGCACCCAGAGCACCTTAGCTATTTATACGAAACGCTAAAATGCTATTTAATGTTATTCCAGCCTGAGTACTTTGAAAGTGAGGATATTTCGGCTTGGTTTAATGCATACCTTGAAAGAAACCTACCGGGTGATAAAAATGCGCTGACTCGTGGCCAGTTAATGGATCATATTGCTGCATTACTTGAGCTTGGGGTTAGTCAAACCAAAATAGATAACCAAGCAGTGCGTATAGCTAGAGCAGAGTTAACTAAGTTACCAATAGCAGAAAGAGCATACCAACGTCTGCAAGCTGATTTTCTTGATAGCAGCATTCCACCATTTAGATTAACAGACATAATTAGTTTTGAGAGTGCGCAAAAATTCACATTCAGAAATAACGGCGAATTGACTCGCAGTATTCCTGGCTTATATACCTTTAACGGTTTTCACGGCATTTTTAATGTTGAGAAAAGTAAAATGCTCGGTAATTTGATGGCAAGCAGCTGGGTATATGGTGAAGAAGCATCGGGAACATATGATATTTCTAAAGAAGAAATTGAAAAGAAATTAGAGCAACGTTATTTTCAGGATTATATCTTCTTTTGGCAGTCATTTATCGACGATTTAAGTCTTAATCAGTACAGTTCACCTGCTGAGGGTGTCAATATTACAGATGTACTTGCAGGCTCAGAAGCACCGATTAAAAACATTATTATGGCTGTGCAAAAAAATGTTCAGCTAACCAAATTACCGGTGTCAGAAAATCAAAAAGCAGCGGGTAAAGTTGCCGCTAATGCCGCTGAAATAGCAATGCAAACTAAAGCGAACAGAATTAAACGCTTTCTACCTGACGAAGCCCCTAAGTTTGATATTAAGCTGCCAGGTTATCAGGTTGAAGAAGCGTTTGAAGATGTAATAAATATTGATGCTCAGCAATTAGATAACATTCAGAAAAACCTCAGAGAGCTTAATGTATATCTTACTAAGCTTGATAGAGGAGATCAGTTAAAGTCATCGATAAAAGATCAAATCAGTGGAAAAAGTAAACCAAGTTTCATTCGCCAACTTGAGTTCCAAAGCCGTGATCTACCTTATCCATTTAATAGTTGGTTATTAGATATAAGTAGAGATACCAGTAATATCACTAAAAATAGCGCTAACAGACACTTAAACGAGATTTGGAAAAGTCAAGTTTTACGTGAGTACAATGCAGCTATTGTGGGCCGATACCCTTTCTCACCTTATGCGCAAAAAGAAGTGAATATGAAAGACTTTACACGCTTCTTTGGACCAGATGGCACTATTGATAGCTTCTTCACTAACTATGTAGCGCCAAGTGTGGATATGAGTTCGAGCCCGTGGAAGTTTGAAAAAGACATTGGCATAAGTGCAGATACTCTAGCTATGTTTGAACTAGCCCATCAAATTCAAACTGTGTTCTTCGATGGTGGAAGTGCAACACCTAGAATTGAGTTTGGATTAAGAACTGTTGAATTAGATCAAACTGTCTCTAAATTTAGAGTGGAAATAGATGGGCAGTCTATGTCATATCGTCATGGTCCAATCAAAATTACTAACTTTGTTTGGCCAGGTTCATCAGGGCAAAGCACCACTAGAATTGAGTTTACCCCGCCAAGCGGTGGCCGCCCGATTAATACAACTTACCAAGGTGAGTGGTCGCTTTATCGCATGCTTGATGAGCTAAGCGCTAAAAGAGCAAAAACGCGTGAGGATTTAGAGCTACATTTTTCTCTCATGGGTAACAACGCAAAAGTTGAGTTATTGCCAAAATCAATTAGGCATCCATTTTGGAATAAAAGTGTAGAGAAGTTTTCATGTCCGACCCGATTATAAATATAGGCTACCTTGGCAAAGTCCCTAGCTTAGGGGACTTTGTTCAAGACAGCGTTTCGAAAGAGTTTTCAGAGCACTGGGAACAATGGCTGCAAGCAGCGATTGCTGTAAGCAAAGAACAGCTAGGCGACAATTGGCAAGATAACTACCTAACAGGCCCGGTATGGCATTTTGCATTATCACCAAATATTGTCGGCAATAAAGGCGTAATGGGAACCCTGTTACCGAGCATGGATGCAGTAGGGCGCCATTACCCATTTACTGTGGCCAGTACATTAGAAGTTGCGCCTATAGAAGTGTTAAATTCGGGTGTGTTCTCCTTAGAGTATGAAGACACTGTACTTAAAGTACTAGATAGCTCTGTCGACCTTTTTACATGGAGAAAAGAGGTTGCTAAATCAATAAGAACGCTGACAGAGCCTAAAAAGCAGCTAAGTATTTCTCCTTCAAATGACAAAAATAAAGAGGGTGAAGCATTTGAGTTCTCTGGTGATGAGTTATCAAATGATGTTTTAAAAGACGCTCTTCATGCACTTTTGTATAAAAAACATGGTGACTACAGCGTTTGGTGGACACACGGCTCATGCAATATAAAGCCTATGATGCTTGTTACTTCAGG
This window encodes:
- the tagF gene encoding type VI secretion system-associated protein TagF, with translation MSDPIINIGYLGKVPSLGDFVQDSVSKEFSEHWEQWLQAAIAVSKEQLGDNWQDNYLTGPVWHFALSPNIVGNKGVMGTLLPSMDAVGRHYPFTVASTLEVAPIEVLNSGVFSLEYEDTVLKVLDSSVDLFTWRKEVAKSIRTLTEPKKQLSISPSNDKNKEGEAFEFSGDELSNDVLKDALHALLYKKHGDYSVWWTHGSCNIKPMMLVTSGLPPVNQVAAMLDGRWKHWEWNYTQVKNSD
- the tssL gene encoding type VI secretion system protein TssL, long form, with the protein product MDETIIKPRPGRLGRDTSNTPNIDNDADKTVMSVEPVASSVTNTSKVSIFKNPLLEAATDCFSLVISISQAKEMTNIAALKHRCVEAVKRFEVEVRNQGLSKDVITNSRYCLCAILDESVLNSKWSSMEWADESLLSTFHKETFGGEYFYTLLDNALAQPELHKHFIELQYHCLNLGFKGKYRLDNGGDTKIEEYRSQMYHLLNQLDGPLNNKLSPNWKQRVAAGVELRNQVPLWVIFSVLGLVLLMVYLFINMKLNDGVTSLNDKLAVIHPIAQNESVDKKDKQLLVLEQLLQTEIQMGIVTIKKNLDRIRISINSESLFNQGDAKLLPSIQPILEKLARSLEGTKGRILITGHTDDTPIRTDKYPSNWHLSLARATQVANSMAKSTNLSGRLWPEGKGAAEPIASNSDSASRSLNRRIEIDLLF
- the tssM gene encoding type VI secretion system membrane subunit TssM, which translates into the protein MSISHKIKKITYVLTSKTAMLIIGFLALSLLIWFGGPLIAVADFIPLESVAARLLTILFVILVFAITKIYSLTQQSKRDEKMADELIESDESNSNEVNEEITTLKNRMNEAINLLKDVKLFKGKNIYQLPWYIMIGPPGAGKTTVINNSGLDYPLKDKLGVDLVHGVGGTRNCDWWFTNKAVLIDTAGRYTTQSSHAKHDSRAWEGFLGLLRKYRPLRPINGVMISMGISELMSQTKTERNLHARAIKQRLQELQNQLGMTFPVYVILSKVDLIEGFREFFGELTEEECEQVWGVTFELDLDKDTQVEAFNKEFHALISKLTEMLNRRLINERNEEIRAKIFEFPRQLRVLQGVGDAFLKEIFTPNAYEELPMFRGVYLTSATQEGKPASFLNDVNSADSNYINQSKSFFIKNVLEGVIFPEQNLASTNKHHDKQNKWLRVGSISLASIAVIGFSISWYFSFAWNNNLMAATDEAIETYQELDAASFDRSNLLVLNDRLNALRNLPANNPALVDDDESQSIGFNKLNEIKQSSTQAYNRSLQTYLEPYIASTLIKEMEAHPEHLSYLYETLKCYLMLFQPEYFESEDISAWFNAYLERNLPGDKNALTRGQLMDHIAALLELGVSQTKIDNQAVRIARAELTKLPIAERAYQRLQADFLDSSIPPFRLTDIISFESAQKFTFRNNGELTRSIPGLYTFNGFHGIFNVEKSKMLGNLMASSWVYGEEASGTYDISKEEIEKKLEQRYFQDYIFFWQSFIDDLSLNQYSSPAEGVNITDVLAGSEAPIKNIIMAVQKNVQLTKLPVSENQKAAGKVAANAAEIAMQTKANRIKRFLPDEAPKFDIKLPGYQVEEAFEDVINIDAQQLDNIQKNLRELNVYLTKLDRGDQLKSSIKDQISGKSKPSFIRQLEFQSRDLPYPFNSWLLDISRDTSNITKNSANRHLNEIWKSQVLREYNAAIVGRYPFSPYAQKEVNMKDFTRFFGPDGTIDSFFTNYVAPSVDMSSSPWKFEKDIGISADTLAMFELAHQIQTVFFDGGSATPRIEFGLRTVELDQTVSKFRVEIDGQSMSYRHGPIKITNFVWPGSSGQSTTRIEFTPPSGGRPINTTYQGEWSLYRMLDELSAKRAKTREDLELHFSLMGNNAKVELLPKSIRHPFWNKSVEKFSCPTRL